GTTCCAGAATTTTTATGTTCATACCGTATATCAATTGGAAGGGGAGGACTATATAGGCATTGGCGAAGGTCAGCTCCTGAAGCTCTCCATATCAGTTGCGGCATGCGGGTGATCCCAAGCGATCATATGGCTCATATGGACGCACCGGAACTCTTTTGCCTTCAGAATCCCGGCAAGCCCAAGCGCCTCGGAGTAGTTCATATGTTTGTAGACATGCATTCCTTCAGGGACGAGTGCATCAAGGAGGAGGAGATCCGCGCCTTCCATCAGGGGGATGCTTGTGTCGGGTATGTCACGCCGGGTATCGGAAGAGTAGACCAGCACATAGCCGTCTGATTCTATCCTGACGCCATATGTCGGCATATCCGGATGATTGACCGGAAAGAGGGTGATCTCAAGGCCAAAGAGAGAAAATGGGATGAGAGGTTCAACAGGGATCTTCTCTGAGGGGAGGAAGGAGAAGATCCCCCCGCAGTAGTCCAGTACTTCAGGTGCCGCATACATCGGGGGAGGTGTCTGGACACGATAGAACTCCCCAAAGCCCATAAAGTGATCATAATGGCCATGTGTCCAGATGCCGGCATCTATATGCGGCGATCCTGCTGCGAGCAGCTGCCTTCTCAGGTCGGGAGAGGTCTCAATTAAGAGGTTCTTTGATTCAGACTGGATTAAAAGAGAGGTTCGGAGCCTCTCTCTTCCTTCAGCAACTCCTCTTCTGCAGGTATCGCAGCTGCACCCGATCTTCGGCGTGCCTATTGCATCCCCTGTCCCGAGGAGGGTTATCTTCATGCCTGTGACCATCCGGCATGCCTGAGCGCATTTCGCCGATCAACGAGCAGCATCCCTTCTTCGATATCCACCTCGCTGATCTCCTGCCGCCCATCCCGGAGGGCAGCCATCACCGCTTCCTTGATCATGAGCCTGAGATCCGCGCCTGTGAACCCTTCAGTTCGTGATGCAAGAAGAGAGAGGTCAGGTATGATCGCTATGTTTCTCGTGATACTCCTGAGGATTGCTTCTCTCATCGGGATATCCGGCAGGGAGAACGGAACAGCTTCGTCAAATCTCCGCCACGCCGCCTCATCAAGGATGCCGGGATAATTGGTCGCCCCGATGAAGAGGACACCTGATCTGACCAGGCTGATCTGATCGATATTTTTCAGGAGCGTGTTTACTGCCCTCTTCATCGCACCGTGATCATCGGCGTCCCGCGTCCGTGCCACATAATCGAATTCATCAATGAAGAGGATACATGGGGAGAGTTTCTTCGCAATCTCAAAGATCCTCTCGATATTCTTTGAAGTCTCGCCCAGGTACTGGGACGTGATCATGGAGAGCCGTGCCTCAAGGATCGGCATATGCAGTTCCCGTGCAAGAGAGAGAGCAAACGAAGTCTTCCCCGTACCGGGCGGACCAACACATAGAAGACGTCCGATCTGATAGATCTGGTGTTTCTTCAGGTAATCCAGGTGTGAGAGTGCCACTTTGATCTTCTCGATCACTTCAAGCTGCTCAGCTGTTGCAACAAACGAATCAAATGATTCTTCAATCTCCTCAGGAGCATAGATGGTGACAAGCGCCATCGCCTCTTTTATCTCTTCGGAGTCTGTCGGCAGGGCGGCGATCCGTTGATCCAGGAATGCGCGGCTGTCCTCATACGGGGGATTCTTCTTTTTTGCATCAGCATAGCGGATGCTGTCTGCTCCGGCTTTCTCATAGTAATAGGCCAGAACCGGGTTTTTCACCGCGAGATCCCGTCCACCTTTATCGAGAAACCAGCGGGCCGCGGCATCAAGTGCAGTGATCGAGAGCCGCTGGCCGAAGTCATCATACCCGACAAAGGGGTTTGAACCAAGAAGTGTATGTGCCTCATCTATCCCAAGGGAACGCCTGGCAAGACTGTTGCTCACGTGTACGGGCCGTTTCAGATCGGCTGATTTTCTGCCGATCTCAAAAGCGTCACGACAGGCTGGTGTTAGATCCGATATCCCAAGAGATACCTCATGGTTTACGATCTCTGCGGTGAGAAGGAGCTCCATGAGCCGGAGTGTGGTGTGATCTGCCATCTCCATGTCTTAACCTTAACTATAGTCCCGGAGACCGAATAAGACTATCTCAGCGGGTGGTAACAATACAGCCATCTTCCACAATGATGATCGTATCTTCTGCCTGGGATACAAAGGACCCGGGTGCATCCTGCAGGACCGGGTAGGGGCGGAGAATGCCCTGCCTGATTAAGGCGGTAAGGGCGAGATCTGCCCGGTCTGTCCTGAGCCATCGCTTTGAAAACGGGAGGCCGCGTCGATTTCGGATCTCTTCAAGGATCTTTCGTCCAGCAGGAATGCGAACGGGTTTGACCGCAATCTGCGAGAAGATGTTTGTCCTGCTCCCTTCATTGACCCGCCCGTTGCCGGTGGAGGCAAAAGGCTCAATTGCGATGACCATGCCTTCCCGCAGGATCACCCCGCCACCTGATCCGGTATTCGGAATACTCGGGCCGGCATGGAGTGAATAGCGATCCAGGCCATGACCGGTTAAGTTGGCAACCGGTTTAAAGCCACGCGAGGTGATCTCTTCCTGGACTGCAGCTCCGATCTCGCCGGTTGCAGTGCCTGGCCTGGCAAGAGAGATTGCGGCATTCAAAGCCGCGCGCGATGCCTCGACCAGAAGCCTGTGGTCGCCGAGATCGATTGTGAGTGCCGTATCCGCGATATAGCCGTCAAGATGGAGCCCTATGTCGAGTTTGACAAGATCACCATGCTGAAGGGTGCGGTCATCGTCTGGGCCCGCGGTATCATGTGCTGCTGCTTCGTTGATGGAGAGGTTTGGAGGAAACGCGATACCAGCATCTGCTTCCAGGATCATCGTGCATACCGAATCGGTAATATCTGAGAATGTGGCCCCGGGAACGATTGAAGATGCTCCTTTCCGAAGGATGGTGTGTGCGAGGCGGCCGGCTTCCCTGTACGTATCCAGTATCTCATCGTTCATATGCAGAATACCTCCGGGAAGCTGCCCATTCGTTCAAATCCTGATTCGGTGACGAGACCCATATTCTCGATCCTGACACCGCCGATGCCGGGATAGTAGAGTCCCGGTTCGATTGTTATGACATTGCCTGCAGACAGCTCGCCGCCGCGGGCATTCAGCCACGGTGCTTCATGCACCTCAAGACCGACGCCGTGGCCGAGGCTGTGGACAAAACCATGCGGTTCTGTTCCATACCCGCGATCTGAGAAGTGCGTGACGACCGCCTGGTAGAGATCTGATCCGGATCTTTTATTCCTGGCAAGGGAGATTGCAAGTGCTCCTGCATCCGAGACGGCGTCGTACATATCCCGGATCTCAGGAGAGGGCTCCCCCCGGACAACCGTCCTGGTCATATCAGCGAAATACCCGGTCTCTTCACTCTGCGGAAAGATATCAATGATAATGGGTGCGTCGGCAGCAAGCAGTCCGCTGCCCCGGAGATGCACCTCAGCTGTCTCGGTTCCCGAGGCAACGATGGTGTCAACG
The Methanocalculus natronophilus genome window above contains:
- the map gene encoding type II methionyl aminopeptidase — its product is MNDEILDTYREAGRLAHTILRKGASSIVPGATFSDITDSVCTMILEADAGIAFPPNLSINEAAAHDTAGPDDDRTLQHGDLVKLDIGLHLDGYIADTALTIDLGDHRLLVEASRAALNAAISLARPGTATGEIGAAVQEEITSRGFKPVANLTGHGLDRYSLHAGPSIPNTGSGGGVILREGMVIAIEPFASTGNGRVNEGSRTNIFSQIAVKPVRIPAGRKILEEIRNRRGLPFSKRWLRTDRADLALTALIRQGILRPYPVLQDAPGSFVSQAEDTIIIVEDGCIVTTR
- a CDS encoding ATP-binding protein translates to MEMADHTTLRLMELLLTAEIVNHEVSLGISDLTPACRDAFEIGRKSADLKRPVHVSNSLARRSLGIDEAHTLLGSNPFVGYDDFGQRLSITALDAAARWFLDKGGRDLAVKNPVLAYYYEKAGADSIRYADAKKKNPPYEDSRAFLDQRIAALPTDSEEIKEAMALVTIYAPEEIEESFDSFVATAEQLEVIEKIKVALSHLDYLKKHQIYQIGRLLCVGPPGTGKTSFALSLARELHMPILEARLSMITSQYLGETSKNIERIFEIAKKLSPCILFIDEFDYVARTRDADDHGAMKRAVNTLLKNIDQISLVRSGVLFIGATNYPGILDEAAWRRFDEAVPFSLPDIPMREAILRSITRNIAIIPDLSLLASRTEGFTGADLRLMIKEAVMAALRDGRQEISEVDIEEGMLLVDRRNALRHAGWSQA
- a CDS encoding MBL fold metallo-hydrolase, with protein sequence MKITLLGTGDAIGTPKIGCSCDTCRRGVAEGRERLRTSLLIQSESKNLLIETSPDLRRQLLAAGSPHIDAGIWTHGHYDHFMGFGEFYRVQTPPPMYAAPEVLDYCGGIFSFLPSEKIPVEPLIPFSLFGLEITLFPVNHPDMPTYGVRIESDGYVLVYSSDTRRDIPDTSIPLMEGADLLLLDALVPEGMHVYKHMNYSEALGLAGILKAKEFRCVHMSHMIAWDHPHAATDMESFRS